The Mycobacteriales bacterium DNA segment AGTCGACCCGGAAGCACTCGACACCGTCCGCGAGCAGCTCCGCCGCCAGTGCGGTGGCTGCCTTGTTGCCGGCGTCGTCGTTGTCATAAGCGATCAGCACCCGACGGGTGCCGTGCCGGGCCAGCGCCTCGCCGTGGTCCGGGGTGAACCCCTCGGTGCCGTAGGCGGCAGTGACATGACGGAACCCGGCGCACCACAACGTCAACGCGTCGACCAGCGACTCACAGACGATCAGCTCGTCGCTGGCGGCGAACGCTTCGATGTTGAACACCCCGCGGTGCGGCCCCGGCAGATACAGATGCGCCGGCGTCCCCGGCCGCAGATCGTCCCGGATCTTCCGGCCATAGAGCTCCGTGACGACACCGGCGTCGTCGGCGACCGGGACCACCAGCGACCCGGCAAGATGCTCATGCCCCGACGATCGGAAGATCCCCAACTCGGTGAGCCGGCCGCGCGGCGCTTGTCCGGCAGCCGCAGCCCCAGCGTGCGGTTGGCGTAGCCGAACCGGAACGTGCTCAACGCGTCCGGATGGTCGATGCGGCGGCGGCGCAGATACTCCAACGCCTCGCCCGACTCCAGGAGCACCCGGTGGTAGTAGTCGACGACCTGGCCGAGCAACTCGGCGTCACCCGCGGACTGCTGCACCGGTGTCGGCAGCTTGCGGACCGTCGACCGCTTCGGCGCCGGGCCGGCCGCCTTCGTGGTGATCGTGCCGTCGCGCAGCAGCTCCACCGCATGCCGGAACGACACCCCCTCGACCCGCATCACCCAATCGATCACGGACCCGCCGGTGGAACACGCGCCCATGCAGTGCCACAGGTTCTTGCCCGGCGTCACCACCAGGCTCGGGTCGCGGTCGTCGTGGAACGGGCAGCACCCGACCAGGTCCTTGCCGACCCGGCGCAGCTCGATCCCACGCGCCTCCACCAGGCTCGCGAGCGACACCCGCTCCTTCAGCTGCTCGATCTCCGCCTCGGGGACCCTCGCCACGCC contains these protein-coding regions:
- a CDS encoding toprim domain-containing protein, which gives rise to MFNIEAFAASDELIVCESLVDALTLWCAGFRHVTAAYGTEGFTPDHGEALARHGTRRVLIAYDNDDAGNKAATALAAELLADGVECFRVDWPAGRDVNDVAVAARAPTDVLGHAIRKARWMGKGAPLSAYDLTCRSAYDLTCRSVFGASRPLSF
- a CDS encoding CHC2 zinc finger domain-containing protein; the protein is MARVPEAEIEQLKERVSLASLVEARGIELRRVGKDLVGCCPFHDDRDPSLVVTPGKNLWHCMGACSTGGSVIDWVMRVEGVSFRHAVELLRDGTITTKAAGPAPKRSTVRKLPTPVQQSAGDAELLGQVVDYYHRVLLESGEALEYLRRRRIDHPDALSTFRFGYANRTLGLRLPDKRRAAGSPSWGSSDRRGMSILPGRWWSRSPTTPVSSRSSMAGRSGTICGRGRRRICICRGRTAGCSTSKRSPPATS